In Microbacterium sp. AB, a single genomic region encodes these proteins:
- a CDS encoding DUF2470 domain-containing protein: protein MPFSFPDDVVTAVLRHMNGDHADDNALIVRAFAEPAAVSATMTRFDGEAGEWAAVSTDGTASRVRIPWPGGAIDERAAVRREVVALYDAACARLGVEPRPH, encoded by the coding sequence ATGCCCTTCTCGTTCCCCGACGACGTCGTGACCGCCGTCCTGCGCCACATGAACGGCGACCACGCCGACGACAACGCCCTGATCGTGCGCGCCTTCGCCGAACCGGCGGCGGTCTCGGCGACGATGACCCGCTTCGACGGGGAGGCCGGCGAGTGGGCCGCCGTCTCGACGGACGGCACGGCCTCGCGGGTGCGCATCCCCTGGCCGGGCGGCGCGATCGACGAGCGCGCAGCGGTGCGCCGCGAGGTGGTCGCGCTGTACGACGCCGCGTGCGCGCGGCTCGGCGTCGAGCCGCGTCCGCACTGA
- a CDS encoding biliverdin-producing heme oxygenase: protein MTNVVPLSTAIRTRSKAAHSSSESAGFMSSLLRGERSRDDYISLVAQHHFIYAALEGATERMRRDPVAARFISDKLTRMPALEADLAFLVGDDWRERIAPLPATARYVARIEQVGATWPGGFVAHHYTRYLGDLSGGLHIGRVIQRQFGFETNGIGFYIFGDIADPAAFKDVYREQLDAAPWDDSEKERVIDEVLLAYRFNTEVFEDLAGERDSAIA, encoded by the coding sequence ATGACGAACGTGGTCCCCCTCTCCACCGCCATCCGCACGCGATCGAAGGCGGCGCACTCCTCCAGCGAGAGCGCGGGCTTCATGTCTTCCCTGCTCAGGGGAGAGCGCTCGCGCGACGACTACATCTCGCTCGTCGCGCAGCACCACTTCATCTACGCCGCGCTGGAGGGAGCGACCGAGCGCATGCGCCGGGACCCGGTGGCCGCGCGGTTCATCAGCGACAAGCTCACCCGGATGCCGGCTCTCGAGGCCGACCTCGCGTTCCTCGTCGGCGACGACTGGCGCGAGCGCATCGCACCGCTCCCCGCCACGGCGCGATACGTCGCACGCATCGAGCAGGTCGGCGCGACGTGGCCGGGAGGCTTCGTCGCCCACCACTACACGCGCTACCTCGGCGACCTCTCGGGAGGCCTGCACATCGGACGCGTCATCCAGCGGCAGTTCGGCTTCGAGACCAACGGCATCGGGTTCTACATCTTCGGCGACATCGCCGACCCCGCCGCCTTCAAGGATGTCTACCGCGAGCAGCTCGACGCGGCGCCGTGGGACGACTCCGAGAAGGAGCGCGTGATCGACGAGGTGCTGCTCGCCTACCGCTTCAACACCGAGGTCTTCGAGGATCTCGCGGGGGAACGCGACTCCGCCATCGCCTGA
- a CDS encoding MFS transporter — MASLGEIVAPRRMGRGFRWLLASSWTSNVGDGIALAAGPLLVASQTDAPFLVASAAMLQYLPWLLFGLHAGAIADRLDRRTLVMVANGLRALVVGALCVFISTGAVSIGVVLATMFVYGVAEVFADSASSTLLPMLVKHEDLGIGNARMQGGYLVANQFAGPPLGAFLFAAGMAWPFAAQVVCVSLAVVLVSRITLPPLAPREGGHPPVRRDIREGLRWIWGNPPVRTLALVILVFNVTWAAPWGVLVLYATEHLRMGAVGYGMLTAASAVGGLGATLAFGWLEQHVSFATLMRACLSLEVVMHLALALTTSGWIALAIMVVFGAYAFVWATISTTVRQRLVPTELQGRVGSVNMVCVFGGMVVGQALGGVIAQVWGLTAPWWFAFGGAGLTLVLVWRQLGFIAQTKRATS, encoded by the coding sequence GTGGCTTCCCTGGGAGAGATCGTCGCGCCTCGGCGCATGGGCCGCGGGTTCCGCTGGCTGCTCGCGTCGTCGTGGACGAGCAACGTCGGCGACGGCATCGCACTCGCGGCCGGCCCGCTTCTCGTCGCGTCGCAGACCGATGCGCCGTTCCTCGTCGCCTCTGCCGCGATGCTGCAGTATCTGCCGTGGCTGCTCTTCGGCCTCCACGCGGGCGCGATCGCCGACCGCCTCGACCGGCGCACGCTCGTGATGGTCGCGAACGGGCTGCGCGCACTCGTCGTGGGCGCTCTCTGCGTCTTCATCTCGACGGGCGCCGTGAGCATCGGCGTCGTGCTCGCCACGATGTTCGTCTACGGGGTCGCCGAGGTGTTCGCCGACTCCGCGAGCAGCACGCTTCTGCCGATGCTCGTGAAGCACGAGGACCTGGGCATCGGCAACGCCCGCATGCAGGGCGGCTACCTGGTCGCGAACCAGTTCGCGGGCCCCCCGCTCGGCGCCTTCCTCTTCGCCGCGGGCATGGCGTGGCCGTTCGCCGCGCAGGTGGTGTGCGTCTCGCTCGCCGTCGTGCTCGTCTCCCGCATCACCTTGCCTCCCCTCGCGCCGCGCGAGGGCGGCCATCCACCGGTCCGCCGCGACATCCGCGAGGGGCTGCGCTGGATCTGGGGGAACCCTCCGGTGAGGACGCTCGCCCTCGTGATCCTGGTCTTCAACGTCACATGGGCGGCTCCGTGGGGTGTCCTCGTCCTCTACGCGACGGAGCACCTCCGGATGGGCGCCGTCGGATACGGCATGCTCACCGCGGCATCCGCGGTCGGCGGGCTGGGAGCGACGCTGGCGTTCGGATGGCTGGAGCAGCATGTCTCCTTCGCCACGCTCATGCGCGCGTGCCTTTCGCTCGAGGTGGTCATGCACCTGGCCTTGGCTCTCACGACGAGCGGATGGATCGCGCTCGCGATCATGGTCGTCTTCGGCGCTTATGCCTTCGTGTGGGCGACGATCTCGACGACCGTGCGACAGCGGCTCGTCCCGACCGAGCTGCAGGGACGCGTCGGGTCGGTGAACATGGTGTGCGTGTTCGGCGGGATGGTCGTCGGACAGGCGCTCGGCGGAGTGATCGCGCAGGTGTGGGGGCTGACCGCTCCGTGGTGGTTCGCGTTCGGGGGCGCGGGTCTGACGCTCGTGCTCGTCTGGCGTCAGCTCGGCTTCATCGCCCAGACGAAGCGCGCGACGTCCTGA
- a CDS encoding HtaA domain-containing protein, with protein MSAPSRRPFTRLLVAVMAFLVGVPLALVAEPQPAAADEGSYEVTEGTFDWGLSGTYRNYVPGTPEGRVALSDGLTENADGTYRWAVESGSFDPESGALDLRLRGTVNFYGHSGQMDLTLSDLHLVADGYGSSTLYADYSSVVGGETLVGDDVSLADISASTGGSVSVPEDALEWSSIYTTLASGAVPAFAGYYSTGQLLDPVSLSLVGEWPAAAAETWDEEGTAAVSVAQILPPSGATWNSLVVDRERGLAFGATSRQEIHVIDVTTRETVQVVSVGATTAVRAVNGQTGEVVVRSASSLRLLSPQGDGSYALADALAGGATQSVAVHESTGDIVVATGSSLVVNSRGVDGVYASRTLSGMPGTPIAFNQVTGSLYAVSGTTTYVYDGNSFETAPLRTDVADVQQTALGADPDSGDVFVLSMAYGATWGAAVPRATIYRDDAPLAEPLSLDAAAADAVYDSGRDLLALVTTTPASVTFYDAADRSAVPTPLATGTLDATGLGNKTSTLRSGIDESGNVWAPYPGAILVSTLSTTPVFAAGPSDTVVTVEPGQQTATFEASVEVEGEGVSLQWQRKAPGDVLYRDVADATADTLVADATAADSGTQYRVVASNSAGRVVSAAATLTVQVAPSVATHPQSVSVVDGGVVEFTATGDGNPAPAQDWEIDTGSGWQRVEYSDVVSVFGDTLTIEGVDASLDGVQYRAVFTSAAGTAYSDPATLTVTARPGGPADTTTYTGVAFEWTGSAEWQAQPPNGSAAHYFSAGASDGTQRTYSATKGGVEIVQRTSSGEKPATYATRGAHVNVDGASQVVRLTEGTATIEPDGSALIEWPATFSVNFYDGLVPSTLSNLVLTVDADGAGTLSADLSGYQGDIANPNAPKEAVAPASDVTVATFQNVTVDTENGFTVRPDYRNVRITAPAGETAQNTTVSGWGAWPQEFVTFHGATGLAGYFYSTGGSLDAKKAPNAFAIGFDGATPEVPAEPQNPGEENGGTETPGKRPESPTKPTPEKESGVVEGSLVWGVKESFRTYVEGSIAQGEITVSGGAERVSGVFWFGQDDTSWTSGSTKSSTTYAGDVRFSGHGGVLDLTFSDPVVRIDSASKGSLLVTVNGSRVAMGTLDLSAASKAEADGGIAYSNVPVSLTAAGAQVFSYNGAQFYTAGTALDNASFVIGAKATTPPDDGDVEVPATPQDPDEDTETPGETPGTPQRPGPDDDGVVEGSLVWGVKDSFRDYVENGVAQGEIAVSDGAERVSGVFWFGQSATDWTSGSASSATSYAGAVRFSGHEGVLDLTFSDPIVRIDSASEGALLVRVDGGDPVEIGTLDLAAAGVAEAEGGIAYSDVPVTLTEAGADVFSYDGARFYEPGTGLDAASFVIGETATEPPSDDGVEVPQSPGGEDGDDEPNENAVPETPDSDAEQGSLVWGVKESFRTYIETGVAQGRITVSGGAERLSSGVFWWGQESTDWTAETGTGSTSYTGDVSFWGHEGVLDLTFSDPIVRVDSAERATLLLQVSGGTPVEVATLDLAAATRSDVDGGVSYANAPVTLTESGASVFAWGTARFYEAGTAMDPASFVVGSTATERPDDDTAAPQDDTRDGDGEGGQDAPALVPENEDGVVEGSLVWGVKESFRSYITGSIAKGSISVSNGASVLGGLYWFGQSSTDWTAEAGTGTTGYQGAVRFTGHSGILDLTFANPQVRIDSAGSGALTVTVNGSPVEVGSLDLAAAARTDVEGGVSYSHVPVTLTSAGARVFSYGSSQFYAAGTAMDPLSFVVGSTATSGSGGGSDQTVAAHEETSWTPPAEPPANTGLYIDPETLKDIRPGTEITVIGEGYEPNETDIKVVLYSDPVVLEEDLTADARGRAEWTGIVPLDTEIGEHTLTFQAESQDLGIEFEVLEPEELVGCAVTDAVLDWGFKESFRSYISGSIAHGEWTVSDGATYETPEFGWSDGEGAFDAETFTGQVGFDGTVRFTGHDGLLDTTVSNPTVLFTGRDTAYLLLDVTGVTMEDALAGETDNALAFDQVSFVKLDLAAGDVEISEDGSEITASEVPAAITSQGYEAFPNYEAGTAFDPVSFSITTETDCAVAVPEDEAADVAAAVEAPDADDTDLTWLAWTGGGVALAALVAALAIWLARRRRAEAENGEPVAAGTDPFDEVLGGGR; from the coding sequence GTGTCTGCTCCTTCCCGTCGTCCGTTCACCCGGCTCCTCGTCGCTGTCATGGCGTTCCTCGTCGGCGTCCCCCTCGCGCTCGTCGCGGAACCGCAACCGGCTGCGGCGGATGAAGGCTCCTACGAGGTGACGGAGGGCACGTTCGACTGGGGGTTGAGCGGGACGTACCGCAACTACGTGCCGGGCACGCCGGAGGGACGCGTCGCCCTCAGCGACGGCCTGACGGAGAACGCGGACGGAACGTACCGCTGGGCGGTCGAGTCGGGTTCGTTCGATCCGGAGTCCGGCGCTCTCGACCTGCGCCTGCGCGGGACGGTCAACTTCTACGGTCATTCGGGACAGATGGACCTGACGCTGAGCGATCTCCACCTCGTGGCGGACGGATACGGCTCGTCCACTCTCTACGCGGACTACTCGAGCGTCGTCGGCGGCGAGACCCTCGTCGGCGATGACGTCAGCCTCGCCGACATCTCGGCGTCGACCGGAGGATCGGTCTCCGTCCCGGAGGACGCGCTCGAGTGGTCGAGCATCTACACGACCCTCGCGTCCGGTGCTGTTCCGGCGTTCGCCGGCTACTACAGCACGGGCCAGCTGCTGGACCCCGTGAGCCTCAGCCTGGTGGGCGAGTGGCCCGCCGCCGCGGCGGAGACGTGGGACGAAGAGGGCACGGCCGCCGTGAGCGTCGCCCAGATCCTCCCCCCGTCGGGTGCCACCTGGAACTCCCTGGTCGTGGATCGCGAGCGAGGCCTGGCCTTCGGGGCCACCAGCCGGCAGGAGATCCACGTCATCGACGTGACGACCCGCGAGACCGTCCAGGTCGTCAGCGTGGGCGCGACGACTGCCGTGCGGGCCGTGAACGGGCAGACCGGTGAGGTCGTGGTGCGTTCCGCCTCGAGCCTGCGACTGCTCTCGCCGCAGGGCGACGGCTCCTATGCGCTCGCCGACGCTCTCGCCGGAGGGGCGACGCAGTCGGTCGCCGTCCATGAGTCCACGGGCGATATCGTCGTCGCGACCGGGAGCAGTCTCGTGGTCAACTCCCGAGGCGTCGACGGCGTGTACGCGTCGCGGACGCTCTCGGGGATGCCCGGCACGCCCATCGCCTTCAACCAGGTGACCGGCAGCCTCTATGCGGTGAGCGGAACGACCACGTATGTCTACGACGGGAACAGCTTCGAGACCGCGCCCTTGCGCACGGACGTGGCCGACGTGCAGCAGACGGCCCTCGGCGCCGATCCCGACAGCGGCGACGTCTTCGTGCTCTCGATGGCATACGGCGCGACCTGGGGTGCCGCGGTTCCCCGCGCGACGATCTATCGCGACGACGCGCCCCTCGCCGAGCCCCTGAGTCTCGACGCGGCAGCGGCCGACGCCGTCTACGACTCGGGCCGCGACCTGCTCGCGCTGGTGACGACGACCCCGGCTTCCGTGACCTTCTACGACGCGGCGGACCGCTCGGCCGTCCCGACGCCTCTCGCGACCGGCACGCTCGACGCCACCGGACTCGGGAACAAGACGTCCACGCTCCGGTCCGGGATCGACGAGTCCGGCAACGTCTGGGCTCCCTACCCGGGAGCGATACTCGTCAGCACGCTCAGCACCACTCCCGTGTTCGCGGCGGGGCCGTCCGACACCGTGGTCACCGTCGAGCCCGGACAGCAGACGGCGACGTTCGAAGCGAGCGTCGAGGTCGAAGGCGAGGGCGTCTCGCTGCAGTGGCAGCGCAAGGCCCCCGGCGATGTCCTGTATCGCGATGTCGCAGACGCGACGGCTGACACGCTCGTCGCCGACGCGACGGCCGCCGACAGCGGCACCCAGTATCGGGTCGTGGCGAGCAACTCCGCCGGCCGCGTCGTCTCCGCGGCAGCCACCCTCACGGTGCAGGTCGCGCCGTCGGTGGCCACCCATCCTCAGAGCGTGAGCGTCGTGGACGGGGGCGTGGTCGAGTTCACGGCGACGGGCGACGGCAACCCCGCACCCGCGCAGGACTGGGAGATCGACACGGGCTCGGGCTGGCAGCGCGTCGAGTACTCCGACGTCGTCTCGGTGTTCGGCGACACCCTCACGATCGAGGGTGTGGACGCGTCCCTCGACGGCGTGCAGTACCGGGCCGTCTTCACGAGTGCGGCGGGCACGGCGTACAGCGACCCCGCAACGCTCACCGTCACGGCGAGGCCCGGCGGCCCGGCAGACACCACCACCTACACCGGCGTCGCGTTCGAGTGGACGGGCAGCGCGGAATGGCAGGCGCAGCCGCCGAACGGCAGCGCGGCCCACTACTTCTCCGCGGGGGCGTCCGACGGCACGCAGAGGACGTATTCGGCGACGAAGGGCGGCGTCGAGATCGTCCAGCGCACCTCCTCCGGCGAGAAGCCCGCGACGTACGCGACCCGCGGCGCGCACGTGAACGTCGACGGCGCGTCCCAGGTCGTCCGTCTCACGGAGGGCACGGCGACGATCGAGCCCGACGGCTCTGCCCTCATCGAGTGGCCTGCGACGTTCAGCGTGAACTTCTACGACGGCCTCGTGCCGTCGACCCTGTCGAACCTCGTCCTGACGGTCGATGCGGACGGGGCGGGCACCCTCTCCGCCGACCTCAGCGGTTACCAGGGCGACATCGCGAACCCGAACGCTCCCAAGGAAGCGGTGGCGCCCGCATCGGACGTGACCGTCGCGACCTTCCAGAACGTCACGGTCGACACCGAGAACGGCTTCACCGTCCGCCCCGACTACCGGAACGTGAGGATCACGGCCCCCGCCGGCGAGACCGCGCAGAACACGACCGTGTCCGGGTGGGGCGCCTGGCCGCAGGAGTTCGTGACCTTCCACGGCGCGACCGGCCTCGCGGGCTACTTCTACTCCACGGGCGGGTCGCTCGACGCCAAGAAGGCCCCGAACGCCTTCGCGATCGGCTTCGACGGCGCGACGCCGGAGGTCCCCGCGGAGCCGCAGAACCCGGGCGAGGAGAACGGCGGGACCGAGACCCCCGGGAAGAGGCCCGAGTCTCCGACGAAGCCGACCCCCGAGAAGGAGTCGGGCGTGGTCGAGGGCTCGCTCGTCTGGGGCGTGAAGGAGTCGTTCCGCACCTACGTCGAGGGCTCCATCGCGCAGGGCGAGATCACCGTGAGCGGCGGCGCCGAGCGCGTGAGCGGCGTGTTCTGGTTCGGCCAGGACGACACGAGCTGGACGAGCGGATCGACGAAGAGCTCCACGACGTACGCGGGAGACGTGCGCTTCTCCGGTCACGGGGGCGTGCTCGACCTGACGTTCTCGGATCCCGTCGTGCGCATCGACTCGGCCTCGAAGGGCTCGCTCCTCGTGACCGTGAACGGCAGCCGGGTCGCGATGGGCACCCTCGACCTCTCGGCGGCCTCGAAGGCCGAGGCGGATGGCGGCATCGCGTACTCGAACGTGCCGGTCAGCCTTACCGCGGCGGGTGCCCAGGTCTTCTCCTACAACGGCGCGCAGTTCTACACGGCCGGAACCGCCCTCGACAACGCCTCCTTCGTCATCGGGGCGAAGGCGACCACGCCGCCGGACGACGGCGACGTGGAGGTGCCGGCGACGCCGCAGGATCCCGACGAGGACACCGAGACGCCGGGCGAGACCCCGGGGACTCCGCAGAGGCCCGGGCCGGACGACGACGGCGTCGTCGAGGGCTCGCTCGTCTGGGGCGTGAAGGACAGCTTCCGCGACTACGTCGAGAACGGCGTCGCGCAGGGCGAGATCGCGGTGTCCGACGGGGCCGAGCGCGTGAGCGGGGTGTTCTGGTTCGGCCAGTCGGCGACGGACTGGACGAGCGGATCGGCTTCGAGCGCGACGTCCTACGCCGGAGCCGTGCGGTTCTCCGGCCACGAAGGGGTGCTCGACCTCACGTTCTCCGATCCGATCGTGCGCATCGACTCGGCCTCGGAGGGCGCGCTGCTCGTGCGCGTCGACGGGGGAGACCCCGTCGAGATCGGCACGCTCGACCTCGCGGCGGCCGGCGTCGCGGAGGCGGAGGGCGGCATCGCCTACTCCGACGTGCCGGTCACGCTCACGGAGGCCGGCGCCGACGTGTTCTCGTACGACGGCGCACGCTTCTACGAGCCGGGCACCGGGCTCGACGCGGCCTCCTTCGTCATCGGCGAGACGGCGACCGAGCCTCCGTCGGACGACGGCGTCGAGGTGCCGCAGTCGCCCGGCGGCGAGGACGGCGACGACGAGCCGAACGAGAACGCCGTCCCTGAGACCCCGGATTCGGATGCCGAGCAGGGCTCGCTCGTGTGGGGCGTGAAGGAGTCGTTCCGGACCTACATCGAGACCGGTGTCGCCCAGGGCCGCATCACCGTGAGCGGCGGTGCGGAGCGGCTGTCGAGCGGCGTGTTCTGGTGGGGACAGGAGTCCACGGACTGGACGGCCGAGACCGGCACCGGATCGACCTCGTACACGGGCGACGTCTCGTTCTGGGGACACGAGGGCGTCCTCGACCTCACGTTCTCCGACCCGATCGTGCGCGTCGACTCCGCCGAGAGGGCGACGCTGCTGCTGCAGGTGAGCGGCGGCACACCCGTCGAGGTCGCCACGCTCGATCTCGCCGCGGCGACGAGGAGCGACGTCGACGGCGGCGTCTCGTACGCGAACGCGCCGGTCACGCTGACCGAGAGCGGCGCATCCGTCTTCGCCTGGGGCACCGCACGCTTCTACGAGGCGGGAACGGCCATGGACCCGGCGTCGTTCGTCGTCGGCTCCACGGCGACCGAGAGGCCCGACGACGACACCGCCGCGCCGCAGGATGACACCCGGGACGGTGACGGCGAGGGGGGACAGGACGCCCCCGCGCTCGTGCCGGAGAACGAGGACGGCGTCGTCGAGGGATCGCTCGTCTGGGGCGTGAAGGAGTCGTTCCGCTCGTACATCACCGGCTCGATCGCGAAGGGGTCGATCTCGGTCTCGAACGGCGCCTCGGTGCTGGGCGGGCTGTACTGGTTCGGCCAGTCCTCCACGGACTGGACGGCCGAGGCGGGCACCGGCACGACCGGATACCAGGGCGCCGTGCGCTTCACGGGCCACTCCGGCATCCTCGATCTGACGTTCGCGAACCCGCAGGTCCGCATCGACTCGGCGGGCTCGGGCGCCCTGACCGTGACGGTCAACGGCAGCCCGGTCGAGGTCGGATCCCTCGACCTCGCGGCCGCGGCCCGCACCGACGTGGAGGGCGGCGTCTCGTACTCCCACGTGCCCGTCACGCTGACCTCGGCGGGAGCGCGGGTGTTCTCGTACGGCTCCTCGCAGTTCTACGCGGCGGGCACGGCGATGGACCCCCTGTCGTTCGTCGTCGGCTCCACCGCGACCTCCGGATCGGGCGGCGGGAGCGACCAGACCGTCGCCGCGCACGAGGAGACGAGCTGGACGCCGCCCGCGGAGCCGCCGGCGAACACGGGTCTCTACATCGACCCGGAGACGTTGAAGGACATCCGCCCCGGTACGGAGATCACCGTGATCGGCGAGGGGTACGAGCCGAACGAGACCGACATCAAGGTCGTGCTCTACTCCGATCCCGTCGTGCTCGAGGAGGACCTCACGGCCGACGCGCGCGGACGGGCCGAGTGGACGGGGATCGTCCCGCTCGACACCGAGATCGGCGAGCACACCCTCACGTTCCAGGCCGAGAGCCAGGACCTCGGCATCGAGTTCGAGGTCCTGGAGCCGGAGGAGCTCGTCGGCTGCGCGGTCACCGACGCGGTCCTCGACTGGGGGTTCAAGGAGTCGTTCCGCTCCTACATCTCCGGCAGCATCGCCCACGGCGAGTGGACGGTGTCGGACGGCGCGACCTACGAGACCCCCGAGTTCGGATGGTCGGACGGCGAGGGCGCGTTCGACGCGGAGACGTTCACGGGCCAGGTCGGCTTCGACGGGACCGTCCGCTTCACCGGTCACGACGGCCTGCTCGACACCACCGTGTCGAACCCGACCGTCCTGTTCACGGGACGCGACACCGCGTACCTGCTGCTGGACGTCACGGGGGTGACGATGGAGGACGCCCTCGCGGGCGAGACGGACAACGCGCTCGCGTTCGACCAGGTGTCGTTCGTGAAGCTCGACCTCGCGGCGGGCGACGTCGAGATCAGCGAGGACGGATCGGAGATCACGGCGAGCGAGGTTCCCGCCGCGATCACCAGCCAGGGCTACGAGGCGTTCCCGAACTACGAGGCCGGCACCGCGTTCGACCCCGTGTCGTTCTCGATCACGACCGAGACCGACTGCGCCGTGGCCGTCCCCGAGGACGAGGCCGCCGACGTGGCCGCGGCCGTCGAGGCGCCGGATGCGGATGACACCGACCTGACGTGGCTCGCGTGGACCGGCGGCGGCGTCGCGCTCGCCGCCCTCGTCGCGGCGCTCGCGATCTGGCTGGCTCGCCGGCGGCGCGCGGAGGCCGAGAACGGCGAGCCCGTCGCGGCGGGGACGGATCCGTTCGACGAGGTCCTGGGAGGCGGGCGATGA